Proteins found in one Corynebacterium zhongnanshanii genomic segment:
- a CDS encoding alpha/beta hydrolase encodes MISFSLRRRGSRIATSLAAASVLFTGVAVPGVVSPPSAQAQSSEFFGSIADITPGSLVKSTPAMADVRPYSKPTADSGLRIPNASEAQGRTGVPLGEVDLDPMVGLAQAAVQKRFVYSTTNQHGEVATSTGTVFLPAGPAPEGGWPVLAWAHGTVGLGDQCAPSINQRSPRDAEYLNHWLSQGYAIVATDYAGQGTPGLMSYLNGQAEADSVVDSVIAARALGSMAKDGSSLLSHRWAVIGQSQGGGAALQVARLATQRSTPAGLDFRGTVATGAPAYVEEIVAAGGPTFPPVTLPTGLNVYALYILAALREARPDIDVNSALNEQGRRMVDAAETACLGELSEAMKGVNIAHGFSKPLRSVPGLVDAARSMMATPAYGYDRPVFVGHGLKDMDVPTPIGLLLNTDMWFQQFNLDAHARNTRVEVRWYPTNHGDTVFASVPDSTPFLRSIFN; translated from the coding sequence ATGATCTCCTTTTCTCTTCGACGCCGAGGTTCACGTATCGCCACCTCCCTCGCCGCTGCATCAGTATTGTTCACGGGAGTTGCTGTGCCTGGCGTGGTGAGCCCTCCCAGCGCCCAGGCTCAGTCTTCCGAGTTTTTCGGTTCCATTGCCGACATCACGCCAGGTAGTCTGGTCAAGTCCACGCCTGCGATGGCGGATGTGCGCCCTTATTCCAAGCCCACGGCCGATTCCGGTTTGCGTATCCCGAATGCATCCGAAGCGCAGGGTCGCACGGGTGTGCCGTTGGGTGAGGTGGACTTGGATCCGATGGTGGGCCTGGCGCAGGCGGCTGTTCAGAAGCGCTTCGTGTATTCCACAACAAATCAGCATGGTGAGGTTGCAACCAGCACGGGAACGGTGTTCCTCCCGGCTGGACCTGCTCCTGAGGGCGGCTGGCCTGTGTTGGCGTGGGCTCACGGCACCGTGGGCTTGGGCGACCAGTGTGCGCCATCGATCAACCAGCGAAGCCCTCGGGATGCAGAGTATCTGAATCACTGGCTGTCCCAGGGTTATGCCATTGTTGCGACTGACTATGCTGGCCAGGGCACTCCTGGGCTGATGAGTTACTTAAACGGACAGGCCGAGGCGGACAGCGTGGTGGATTCCGTGATCGCGGCGCGCGCCTTGGGCAGCATGGCCAAGGACGGCTCCTCGTTGCTGTCGCATCGCTGGGCAGTCATCGGACAGTCGCAGGGCGGCGGTGCCGCATTGCAGGTGGCGCGTTTGGCAACGCAACGCAGCACCCCTGCGGGTCTTGATTTCCGCGGAACCGTTGCCACGGGCGCACCCGCATATGTGGAGGAGATTGTCGCTGCGGGAGGCCCTACATTCCCGCCGGTGACGCTTCCCACTGGGCTGAATGTGTACGCGCTGTACATCCTTGCTGCCCTGCGGGAGGCGCGTCCCGATATTGATGTGAACTCCGCACTGAACGAGCAGGGTCGGCGCATGGTGGACGCCGCCGAAACCGCTTGTTTGGGCGAGCTATCCGAGGCTATGAAGGGCGTGAATATCGCCCATGGGTTCTCCAAGCCGTTGCGTTCTGTGCCAGGTCTTGTGGACGCGGCACGGTCCATGATGGCCACCCCGGCGTATGGTTATGACCGTCCCGTGTTTGTGGGCCATGGGCTGAAGGACATGGATGTTCCCACACCCATCGGACTGTTGCTGAACACCGATATGTGGTTCCAGCAGTTCAACCTGGATGCCCATGCCCGCAACACGCGCGTGGAGGTGCGCTGGTATCCCACGAATCACGGGGACACGGTCTTTGCCTCAGTTCCTGATTCCACTCCTTTCCTCCGCTCGATTTTCAACTAG
- a CDS encoding Rv3654c family TadE-like protein: MSTTYGASIILGLIALSIGIISGVKLLSAAQETQLAADMTAIAAATALATGDTEDPCATASAFADQNHATLEACEVIGEDVRVEVSRWGRTASAVAGPSEPSDPSEPSDPSAPGGPGEPGSIVPDAPAR; encoded by the coding sequence ATGAGCACAACATATGGAGCCAGCATCATCCTTGGGCTCATCGCACTGAGCATAGGAATTATCTCTGGCGTGAAGCTGCTGTCCGCCGCCCAGGAGACACAGCTTGCCGCAGATATGACCGCCATCGCTGCCGCAACAGCGCTGGCCACTGGAGACACCGAAGACCCCTGCGCCACGGCATCCGCCTTCGCTGACCAGAACCATGCGACCTTAGAAGCATGTGAGGTCATCGGTGAGGATGTCCGTGTGGAGGTCTCCCGGTGGGGCCGTACAGCGAGCGCTGTTGCCGGACCTAGCGAGCCAAGTGACCCTAGCGAGCCAAGTGACCCCAGCGCGCCGGGTGGCCCCGGTGAACCGGGCTCTATCGTGCCGGATGCCCCAGCACGCTAG